TATGTATAGTCTGGCCCTCACAGGTCTGACTATTTATCGGCCCTATATATGTATTTCCATTTCAGCCAGGAGTGGAAGCTATTCCAGAGATTTCACATGACGTGACGTGTGGTCGAGAGTGGGGATATAGAGGAGGGATTTTTACAAACCCAGCACGAATGGAGTACTGCAGTTGTGTCATTGAAAATGTCTCACACAGTAAAACAGAGGACACAATGCATTGCACTTGCACAAAACGTTAGAGGTCgaaaaatacagtgcattcagaaaatattcagaccccttgactttttccacattttgtaatgttacaatcttattctaaaattgattcaattgctttcccccctcatcaatcacaCAATAATCCATAATAAGCaaacacagatttttttttgaaatgtttgctaatttatataaaataaaataaactgaaatatcacctttacataagtattcagaccctttactcagtactttgttgaagcacctttggcagcaattacagcctcaagtcttcttgggcatgacgcgacaagcttggcacacctgtatttggggaatttctcccattcttctctgcagatcctctcaagctctgtcaggatggatggggagcatcactgcacagctattttcagatctccagagatgttcgatcaggttcaagtccaggctctggctgggccacttaaggacattcagagacttgtcccaaagccactcctgcgttgtcttggctgtgtgcttatggtcgttgtcctgttggaaggtgaaccttcgccccagtctgagcactctggagcaggttttcatcaaggatcttgcggtactttgctccgttcatctttttatagatcctgactagtctcccagtccctgctgctgaaaaacatccccacagcatgattctgccaccaccatgcttcactgtagggacggtaccaggtttcctccagacgtgacgcttggcattcaggccaaagagttcaatcttggtttcatcagactagagaatcttgtttctcgtggtctgagagtgtttatgtgccttttggcaaactccaagtgggctgtcatgtgccttttactgaggagtgacttctgtctggccactctaccataaaggcctgattggtggagtgctgcagagatggctatccttctggaagattctcccatctccacagaggaactctagagctctctcagagtgaccatcggattcttggtcaccttcctgaccaaggcccttctccccagattgctcagtttggctgggcggctagctctaggaagagtcttggtgattccaaacttcttccatttaagaatgatggaggccactgtgtttttggggaccttcaatgctgcagattttttttggtaccgttccccagatctgtgcctcgacataatcctgtctcggagctctactgacaattccttcgacctcatggcttggtttttgttctgacatgcattgtcaactgtgggacattatatagacagatgtgtgcatttgcaaatcatgtccaatcaattgaatttaccacaggtggactccaaacaagttgtagaaacatatcaaggatgatcaatggaaataggatgcacctaaACTGAAAATTCAAGTCTTAAatcgaagggtctgaatacttatgtaaataaggtatttgtcaGAGgcgaaaaaggctgtaacgtaacaaaatgtggaaaaagtcaaggggtctgaatacttttcgaggGCACTGTATTCCCCCAACACCCACTCCTCACCCTCTTATTGTCCCCTTGTCTTTCAGTCCATCATTTCCATTTAAATACCACCTGTATGTAATTGTTCATTCCTTGTATATTGAGATTGAATATATCTGTCCTTCACTGAGTGACCCTGATTAATCATTATGCATGTAAATCTCATCCCAGGCACAGAGTCAAAACACTGAGATCAAGTCAGAGCTGTTTATTACATAATGAAAAAGCATAGAACCACAGTGGCAGAGGACATAGAGGTCACCTTTATCCATGTTTACGATAAATATTTCCTGATTTGATCGACATTGAATGATCAAAAAACTCATGCACTTGTGCCGTACTACTTGTGTTCCTCTGCACAGTTACAGAACGCATTGTGTGTTTGTCCTGAGATGGACTGTCTCTGAGAGGCACATCAGCAGAGACCGTGGATTAAATATCTGTTGGCTAAAGCTGAGTGTAAACTGTAAGCATGCCGAGAAAGCTGCCCTCTCTCTAACATCGAGGCCTGCCAGGTGTATGTTACTAGGCATTTTGGCACAAGGGAAACCAGTGACATGGTGATCACGCTCTCCCTGCAAGGCACAGAGCAGACCTATAGGCAGATATCCACAAACGTGTTTATGTGGAAGGTTACTGTACAGTACCTGTTCTAAAGCATATTAATTGCTTAATCTGTCCAATAAGACTCATTCACTCTTTGAGTTATAGGTTTCCAATGATCCACCCCCTGACAATGGCTTTCAattactatttgaaatctttcagaTACATTTAGTGTTTGGTCTAGTctgtctggagtgccagatggacgGGGTTTGCACGTTTGCGAAATATTCTATTGGCTCCATTGCGTCAGGAAAGTTCAGTCAAACCCAGATTAAGTATTTgcaatgatttcaaatagtatttgaacccaggtttgtTCTCTTCCCCATAGTATCAGATACCCATGGTACTGATGTCAGAGACTCATGGTCATGATATCAGAGCCCCAGAGATAAAAGGTCAGTCTGAATGTCAGACAGAGGAAACGACACACTCTCAGCCCCTCGTGAACCATCTGATGATCTTATCCGATTGGATTTCTAGAAACAGACACatgacaacagacacacacacgcatgtgcacacacaaacatatacacaggGACGTAcggacacagacacgcacacttGAGGAAAGGCCGCACATAAGCTAGTATTTTCTGATGTCAATGACAAGTTAGCTGGACACAAGACTTTGAACATAGTCCTGTCCCTGTTGTTTAATCAGTTACTAATGACAACCACCAAACAACACCCAGAGAAACAGACCTGTTTATGTTGTCAGGTGATACACATGGTTAAAACCTCTTGGAGTTGTGCCCTTCATGACATCAAAGAGCTCCATGATGGCTGATATAAATGCCTTCTATATTGGTTTAACAAAGAAAGCTTTTACAAGGCCCTCTCCCCTCAACTACATATATTACTACTACTTGTGTGTACTATTATgtcctactaatactactacagtaGTATACACTCACACACCAAAATTCCCCTAAAACagtgctctccaaccctgttcctagagaggtaccctcctgtagATTTTTCGCTCCAACCCAAGTTGTAACTACCTTGATTTGTCATATCAACCAGTTAATTATTAGAGTCAGGTGCGCTCGATTAGGGTTGGAATAATAACCTACATGATGGTAGCTTTCCAAGAACAGAGTTAGGGGAGCCCTGCCCTAAAACAACAACAAGATATCCTGTGATGCGGCCTTGCATTCCATTAATTAAGAGCAGAATAAAATACGTGTCTTTCTTACCTGGCTCCTCTCTGTAAAGTGTTGAAAGTTGTAGGTGAGAGACAGATGTTGAAATAGAGTAAGAGACGTGCACTCGGACAGAAAGTCAGGCCTGAGGACACAGCAACAAGAGGGTGACATACACGCTGTAGTTAGCAATGGACTACCAGCTGCTCCACAGGACACAgcagcccccccctctctctctatctcacttttccactttctctcccactctctctttctccatcccctgtCCGGTGCCCAGACTATGACATAACAGTTGGCTACAATGTGGCCATGCATGTTTTATGGAGGgaaaaataaatatattccaTTTGTAAGAGGCTGCTATAGAATTGCAGCATGCAAAGTGATTGAATACTTCATCATTGTGCCAGCTTGGTAAAATAGCTCTGCCTTCTATTATGCCTATTGTCTTGCACTGGGTAGACCTAACTAGCTGTAAGTCAGTGAAAAACCTCTGAGTGACACAATAGTTAACAGtacagaggaggcagagagggtaGTGCTGTCACAGGCAGTTGGCCAAAGTTTTCTGACACACTTCCAGATGGCAGACAGTCATTCACTGTTCTGTAGAAGGAAAGAATGCAGACTGAGTCAGAACCAGAATGGAAACTCTGTGCTATTTTTATGGAATTCCTCTAACCCTCTAGCATCATCTACTGGCAAGCACCATGGTCTGCATCATTGACTACACAGTCAGTCTGCAGCGTGCAAATTTTTTCCTGAGGATTATGACGAAAATCCTTTAAATAAATGTTGGTGGGAGGAGCTTCAGGAGGATGGGTTCattgtaatggatggaatggaataaatgggacagagtcaaacatgtggtttccatatgtttgatgtgtttcatACCGTTCCTTtccttccattccagccattacaattagcccatcctcctatagctcctgtcaccagcctccactgatgttgACTTTATCCACACTTGATTTCCTTCTAATTTTTATCACATTAGTTACAATTATGTATCAAATCATTTAAAATATTAACATTTGAGAAAAAATTTCAGTGAGAAGTCCATGCTTGACAGCTTAATTTAATTTAATAcaagcattcagaaagtattcataccccttgactcattccacattatgttgtgttacagcctgaattcaaaatggattaaatagatgtttTTCTCTCATCTTCGCACAATatcccataaagacaaagtgaaaacatgtttttagaaatgtttgcaaatgtattgaaaatgaaatacagaaatatctcatttacgtaagtattcatacccctgagtcaatacatgttaaaaaTAGCACAGAGTTTCCATTCTGGTTCTGACTCATTCTGGATTATTTCCTTCTACAGCACAGTGAATGACTGTCTGCCATCTGGAAGTGTCTgcctttggcaatgattacagctgtgagtctttctgggtaagtctctaagagctttgcacacctggattgtcaATATTTGCAAAATATTCTTTTTAACATTCTTtatgctctgtcaagttggttgttgatcattgctagacagccattttcaagtcttgccatagatttttcaagctgatttaagtcagaactgtaactaggccactcaggaactttacatgtcatcttggtaagcaactccagtgtatatttggccttgtgttttttcTACCTGTGCTTAAcactattttgtttattttttatcctaaaaagctccctagtccttgccgatgacaggcataccacaacatgatgcagacaccaccatgcttgacaataTGTATAGTCCTCagaaatgtgttgtgttggatttgccccaaacataacactttgtattcaggacataatgttaatttctttgccacattctttgcagttttactttagtgccttattgcaaacaggatgtatgtttttaTAATATTTgtattagtattgtggagtaactataatgtggatccatcctcagttttctcctatcacagccagtaaactctgtaacagttttaaagtcaccatttgcCTCGTGGTGAAatacctgagcggtttccttcctagccggcaactgagttaggaaggatgcctctatctttgtagtgactggatgtaatgatacaccatccaaagttgaattaataacttcaccctgctcaaagagatattcaacaTCTGCTTTTTTatatttacccatctaccaataggttcccttttgtgcgaggcattggaaaacctcactggtctttgtggaatctgtgtttgaaattcactgctcgactgagtgaccttacatataattgtatgtgtgtgatatggagattaggtagtcattaaaaaacaatgttaaacaatattattgcacacagagtgagtccatggaacttgttaagcaaatgtttactcctgaacttatttaggcttaccataacaaaggggtttgaatacttcctTTGAAGTACTATTTAAgtattttgggggggtatctgtactttactttacaatttatatttttgactacttttacttatACTTCACTagattcctgaagaaaataatgtactttttactctttaCATTTTCCCTAagacccaaaagtactcattacgttttgagtgcttagcaggacaggaaaattgtccaattcaggcacttatcaagagaacatccctggtcatccctactgcctctgatctggcggactcactaaacaaacacaaatgcttcatttgtaaatgatgtttgGAGTGTAAAAGAAAATGGTGGCGTCTGGTTTgcctaatataaggaatttgaaattagttatacttttacttttgatacttaagtacatttgtgtacaagtgactttcacttttacttgagtcatttaggtatctttacttttacttaagtatgacaattgggtactttttccaccactgtttatTAGATATTTTACAAATGTATCCACTGCACTCACTCGTTTTTGTTAATATATACCCCTAACTTAACGTAGCAGGCATGATATACAGTGCCAGTCGTGTCTGCTCATCACTCGTGTTACTGGTGGGTGAGACCGGAAGTAAACATCATGTGACGTTGAAAATCAGCTGATCCAGCGTAGACGTCTTTAGTCACGACTACAACGATTAATCCATACATTCCTGGCTGTATTTCACTGGTATTTCATGAATTGATTGATACATCGCACTAAAGGATTTACAATATTGAAAACCATGTTGCATTTATTGTATTTAAATCACGGTGTTTATATTTTATTCAAGGAAACAAGATACTAGACTGCTGCAACCATGGCGCTCAGCGATGCCGACGTTCAGAAGCAGGTACATTGCAATTACAGCCTTTTAACCTTAATCCAACTTCTGCTATATTAAGGCATTTTTCCTTTCCAATTATAAATGTTTGCAACTGTATATTTGTAAGGAGCATAATTGTGATTTTATTATGCCAAGGTTGTCCTTGAAAATAAATCAGAAATACTTCTACTAAAATACTATCACAATGTCTAGTATAATTAGGATGTTTAATTGTTAATACATTTAATTGAGACATCTAATTGCACAATACATTTACTCAGTGCTGTATTTGTGAGGTAGAGATGCAATATATGGTCACATGATGGTAAAAACCCATGGTCAGTGGAGGAACTTGAGTGATCCTGGGTGTCTTGTCTCACCAACCCTTCTCATGCACTGTATGTAAAGTAGAATAGATTAGGAGGCTTCATAATTACATTTCCCTCTGTAGTTTATGGTTTAAAACAAGTTTTGTTAGATGAAAATGATGAAACAGAAATGTAAGCTATATACATTCCACACAACATGGTGGAACCAAAAGAGAAGTTAATTCATGTACAGAGCAATGAAGCTTTCTAAGTCTGCCTCTTAACTCTCTTCAGTATGAAACATGACTTGGAAAGCATGCCTAATGTGGTGAGTCTTATATTGTCAAATCATCTCTAATTCACACTGTTCTATCCCCCTGTATAGATCAAACACATGATGGCCTTCATTGAGCAGGAGGCCAATGAGAAGGCAGAAGAAATTGATGCCAAGGTACAGTGCTTATTCACAAGTGACTGGCATAGTTCAGCACATACACATTGTGTGTTTTCAGCAAACACAAACTCAAAAGATTTGCATAGGCACGTTCAACTGAAATAAGAAAGCATGATCACTCCCCTAAGACATGAGCATTTACTGAATTAAAGCAATCATTTTAGTACCTTTTAACAGTTCTACTGGTTCAATGCTTCTTAAAATGTATCATAAAGACAGGGCCTCCTAATTGCATACTCTGAGTGACAAGTGTCTCCCCCTGCAGGCGGAAGAGGAGTTCAACATCGAGAAGGGCCGTCTGGTGCAGACCCAGAGGTTGAAGATCATGGAGTATTATGAGAAGAAAGAGAAGCAGATCGAGCAGCAGAAGAAAATGTTAGTTACTCTTTTTCTTTACAGCTCAGGCAGTGTTGCTGCTGGTCTCTCAGCTCCCTCAGAGACTTCCTCAATCTCTTCTTTCTCTGATGAGGAATTTGTCTGACACAACTTCCTTTTTAAGTATTCTAAATTTGAAGTCACATTCAGCAGCTCATTCATTGTAACAAGCACAGTATATGTTACAGTAGCTATAACTTGCAACTGCTTGGACTTGTGATGTGGTCCTGTACCACAGGTTTACTTACCTCTCTTCCTCTGTAGTCAAATGTCTAACCTGATGAACCAGGCTCGTCTGAAGGTATTAAAGGCTCGTGACGACATGATTTCAGTAAGTTTAATTTGTCTTGGCTGGAATATTGTTTTGTTCAAACACAGCCAGAGGCATGATGTTCTGCTACagcaatgcattccaggtaatAATAGGCTAACCATCAATGTGTGCACTCAGGAAATGTTGAGCGAGGCGCGTCAACGGCTGGCCAACGTAGCCAAGGACCCAGCCAGGTACCCAGCACTGATGGACGG
Above is a genomic segment from Oncorhynchus kisutch isolate 150728-3 linkage group LG19, Okis_V2, whole genome shotgun sequence containing:
- the LOC109864335 gene encoding V-type proton ATPase subunit E 1-like, translated to MALSDADVQKQIKHMMAFIEQEANEKAEEIDAKAEEEFNIEKGRLVQTQRLKIMEYYEKKEKQIEQQKKIQMSNLMNQARLKVLKARDDMISEMLSEARQRLANVAKDPARYPALMDGLVLQGFYQLLETKVTIRCRKQDLQVLQAAIQKTIPSYKAAVKNNIEVRIDQDNFLSPDISGGIEIYNADGKIKVSNTLESRLDLMAQQMMPEIRVALFGQNQNRKFLD